One window of Methylococcus sp. EFPC2 genomic DNA carries:
- the urtA gene encoding urea ABC transporter substrate-binding protein — protein MKKFSLRHFGLLAACGLFAATLASTARAEGTIKVGVLHSLSGTMAISETTLKDTVLMLIDEQNKKGGLLGKKLEPVVVDPASNWPLFAEKARELLQKEKVAAIFGCWTSVSRKSVLPVVEELNGLLFYPVQYEGEESSKNVFYTGAAPNQQAIPAVDYLMNDLKVKRWVLAGTDYVYPRTTNKILEAYLKSKGVKDKDILINYTPFGHSDWQSIVADIKKFGSAGKKTAVVSTINGDANVPFYKELGNQGIAADKIPVVAFSVGEEELSGIDTKPLVGHLAAWNYFMSVDTPANAAFITQWQKFIKNPKRVTNDPMEAHYIGFNMWVKAVEKAGTTETNAVEKALIGTEFPNLTGGVAKMNKAHHLSKPVLIGEIQEDGQFQTVWQTKGLVDGDAWSDYLPESKPIIADWTPPISCGNYNTKTKKCSGQKY, from the coding sequence ATGAAGAAGTTCAGCCTGCGTCATTTCGGCCTGCTGGCCGCCTGCGGCCTGTTCGCCGCCACGCTCGCGTCCACCGCCCGCGCCGAAGGCACCATCAAGGTCGGCGTCCTGCACTCGCTGTCGGGCACCATGGCCATCAGCGAAACCACCTTGAAAGACACCGTGTTGATGCTGATAGATGAGCAGAACAAGAAAGGCGGCCTGCTCGGCAAGAAGCTGGAGCCGGTGGTGGTGGACCCGGCTTCGAATTGGCCGCTGTTCGCGGAGAAGGCCCGCGAGCTGCTGCAGAAGGAAAAAGTGGCCGCCATATTCGGCTGCTGGACCTCGGTTTCGCGCAAGTCGGTGCTGCCGGTGGTCGAGGAACTGAACGGCCTGCTCTTCTACCCGGTGCAATACGAGGGCGAGGAATCGTCCAAAAACGTGTTCTACACCGGCGCCGCGCCCAACCAGCAGGCCATCCCGGCGGTGGATTACCTGATGAACGACCTCAAGGTGAAGCGTTGGGTGCTGGCCGGAACGGACTACGTCTACCCGCGCACCACCAACAAGATTCTTGAGGCCTACCTGAAATCCAAGGGCGTGAAAGACAAGGACATCCTGATCAATTACACGCCCTTCGGCCATTCGGACTGGCAGAGCATCGTGGCCGACATCAAGAAATTCGGCTCGGCCGGCAAGAAGACGGCGGTGGTGTCCACCATCAACGGCGACGCCAACGTGCCTTTCTACAAGGAACTGGGCAACCAGGGCATCGCCGCCGACAAGATCCCGGTGGTCGCATTCTCGGTCGGCGAGGAGGAGCTCTCCGGCATCGACACCAAGCCCCTGGTCGGCCATCTGGCCGCCTGGAATTACTTCATGAGCGTCGACACGCCGGCGAATGCCGCCTTTATCACCCAGTGGCAGAAATTCATCAAGAATCCCAAGCGGGTGACCAACGACCCCATGGAGGCGCATTACATCGGCTTCAACATGTGGGTGAAGGCGGTGGAGAAGGCCGGCACCACCGAGACCAACGCGGTGGAGAAAGCCTTGATCGGGACCGAGTTTCCCAATTTGACCGGCGGGGTGGCGAAGATGAACAAGGCGCATCACCTCTCCAAGCCGGTGCTGATCGGCGAAATCCAGGAGGACGGCCAGTTCCAGACCGTCTGGCAGACCAAGGGCCTGGTCGACGGCGACGCCTGGTCGGACTATCTGCCGGAGAGCAAGCCCATCATCGCCGACTGGACCCCGCCCATCAGCTGCGGCAACTACAACACCAAGACAAAGAAATGCTCGGGGCAGAAATACTGA
- the urtB gene encoding urea ABC transporter permease subunit UrtB → MLLLTTRMRRWLAGLLWALSLHAAHAVPVEAPELTAALTRLKDAPLAELGDAVQVVAAIRDDRVPGLLKALLEGRLYAVKADGRVVYATPADEGYAVSDALSGQSLGSKGRFEVKKIAINNTVRNSLNGLIARLELSVDDPAQRLKAVEAMSQSADAAAIELLRKQFEVEADPKVRGALVLALALADIAGADKEKRLVAIRSLEGTLDQEARNRLNALVEKDDEGEYLESDEDIRNAALAVIKHIEFELQLNRLAETLFFGLSLGAVLVLAGIGLAITFGVMGVINMAHGELMMIGAYTTYVVQRLLPDHLDVSLFVAIPAAFLISGLVGIAIERGIIRFLYGRPLETLLATFGVSLFLQQSVRSIFSPLNRSVSTPAWMSGSVEINHALAFTLNRFYIVVFSLLVFVALLAILKRTRLGLEVRAVAQNRSMARAMGIPTDRVDALTFGLGSGIAGVAGVALSQLTNVGPNLGQSYIVDSFMVVVFGGVGNLWGTLVGGMSLGLVNKLLEPYAGAVLAKIIILVFIILFIQKKPRGLFPQKGRAAEG, encoded by the coding sequence ATGTTATTGCTAACGACACGAATGCGCCGCTGGCTGGCGGGGCTGCTGTGGGCCCTGAGCCTGCATGCCGCCCACGCGGTGCCGGTGGAGGCGCCGGAACTGACAGCGGCCTTGACGCGGCTGAAGGATGCGCCGCTCGCCGAACTGGGCGATGCGGTGCAGGTCGTGGCCGCTATCCGCGACGACCGCGTACCGGGCTTGCTCAAGGCTTTGCTGGAAGGCCGGCTCTATGCGGTCAAGGCCGACGGCCGGGTCGTCTACGCGACGCCGGCGGACGAGGGCTATGCCGTCAGCGACGCCTTGAGCGGGCAAAGCCTGGGTAGCAAAGGGCGCTTCGAGGTGAAGAAGATCGCCATCAACAACACGGTCAGAAATTCGCTCAACGGACTCATCGCCCGGCTGGAACTGAGTGTGGACGATCCCGCCCAGCGTCTGAAAGCGGTCGAAGCGATGAGTCAGAGCGCGGACGCAGCGGCCATCGAGTTGCTGCGCAAGCAGTTCGAAGTGGAAGCGGATCCCAAGGTGCGCGGAGCCCTCGTCCTCGCCCTGGCCTTGGCGGACATCGCCGGTGCAGACAAGGAAAAGCGGCTGGTGGCTATCCGCAGCCTGGAAGGCACGCTCGACCAGGAAGCGCGCAACCGGCTGAACGCGCTGGTCGAAAAGGACGACGAAGGCGAATACCTGGAATCGGATGAGGATATCCGCAACGCCGCCCTGGCCGTGATCAAGCACATCGAGTTTGAACTGCAGCTCAACCGGCTGGCGGAAACCCTGTTCTTCGGCTTGAGCCTGGGTGCCGTGCTGGTGCTGGCGGGCATAGGCCTGGCCATCACCTTCGGCGTGATGGGCGTGATCAACATGGCGCACGGCGAGCTGATGATGATAGGGGCGTATACGACCTACGTGGTACAGCGGCTGCTGCCGGATCACCTGGATGTTTCCCTGTTCGTCGCGATTCCCGCGGCCTTCCTGATCTCCGGCCTGGTCGGCATCGCCATCGAGCGCGGCATCATACGCTTCCTCTACGGCCGGCCGCTGGAAACCTTGCTGGCCACCTTCGGCGTGAGCCTGTTCTTGCAGCAATCGGTGCGTTCGATCTTTTCCCCGCTCAACCGCAGCGTATCCACGCCGGCCTGGATGAGCGGTTCGGTGGAGATCAACCACGCGCTGGCGTTTACCCTCAACCGCTTCTACATCGTCGTGTTCAGCCTGCTGGTATTCGTCGCCTTGCTGGCGATCCTCAAACGCACCCGCCTGGGCCTGGAAGTGAGGGCCGTCGCGCAGAACCGTTCGATGGCCAGGGCCATGGGCATACCGACGGACCGGGTCGACGCGCTGACCTTCGGGCTCGGCTCGGGCATCGCCGGGGTGGCCGGCGTGGCGCTCAGCCAACTCACCAACGTGGGACCCAATCTGGGCCAGTCCTATATCGTTGACTCGTTCATGGTGGTGGTGTTCGGCGGGGTGGGAAATCTGTGGGGTACGCTGGTCGGCGGCATGTCGCTGGGCCTGGTCAACAAGCTGCTGGAACCCTACGCCGGTGCGGTGCTGGCCAAGATCATCATCCTGGTTTTCATCATCCTGTTCATCCAGAAGAAGCCGCGCGGATTGTTTCCGCAGAAAGGCCGGGCGGCGGAGGGTTAG
- the urtC gene encoding urea ABC transporter permease subunit UrtC yields the protein MGIAKLLENDPGGRWFLATLALVAVLLPALNLLPAEASSIHVSTYTLTLVGKYLCYALLALAVDLVWGYAGILSLGHGAFFALGGYAMGMYLMRQIGERGVYGNAQLPDFMVFLNWQELPWYWLGFDRFWFAVIMVVLVPGGLGFVFGWLAFRSRVTGVYLSIITQALTYALMLAFFRNEMGFGGNNGLTDFKDILGFALQADGTRVAIFLLTALMLAAAYLACRYVVDSKLGRVVVAVRDAEARVRFIGYRVEHFKLWVFVCSAALAGVAGALYVPQVGIINPSEFSPLNSLELVIWVAVGGRATLYGGVIGAILVNYAKTVFTAVLPEVWLFALGALFVLVTLFVPDGLVGLMRRRGGAAS from the coding sequence ATGGGCATTGCGAAATTGCTGGAAAACGATCCGGGCGGCCGCTGGTTTCTGGCCACTCTGGCCCTGGTCGCGGTGTTACTTCCCGCCTTGAATCTGCTGCCGGCGGAAGCGTCGTCGATACATGTCTCCACTTATACCCTGACCCTGGTAGGCAAGTATCTCTGTTACGCGCTGCTGGCTTTGGCGGTCGACCTGGTGTGGGGCTACGCCGGCATACTGAGTCTGGGCCACGGGGCGTTTTTCGCACTGGGCGGCTATGCCATGGGCATGTATCTGATGCGGCAGATCGGCGAGCGCGGCGTTTACGGTAACGCGCAGCTGCCGGATTTCATGGTCTTCCTCAACTGGCAGGAATTGCCCTGGTATTGGCTGGGTTTCGACCGGTTCTGGTTCGCCGTCATCATGGTCGTGCTGGTGCCGGGCGGCTTGGGTTTCGTGTTCGGCTGGCTGGCCTTCCGCTCGCGGGTCACCGGCGTTTATCTGTCCATCATCACCCAGGCTCTGACCTATGCCTTGATGCTGGCCTTCTTCCGCAATGAAATGGGTTTCGGCGGCAACAACGGGTTGACCGATTTCAAGGACATCCTGGGCTTCGCCCTCCAGGCCGACGGCACGCGCGTGGCCATTTTCCTGCTGACGGCGCTGATGCTGGCCGCGGCTTATCTGGCCTGTCGTTATGTCGTCGATTCCAAGCTGGGCAGGGTGGTGGTCGCGGTACGCGATGCGGAGGCCCGGGTGCGCTTCATCGGCTATCGGGTGGAGCATTTCAAACTGTGGGTCTTCGTTTGCTCGGCCGCCTTGGCGGGCGTCGCCGGGGCACTCTACGTGCCGCAGGTCGGCATCATCAATCCCAGCGAATTCTCCCCGCTCAATTCGCTGGAGCTGGTGATCTGGGTCGCGGTCGGCGGTCGCGCCACGCTGTACGGCGGCGTCATCGGCGCGATCCTGGTGAATTACGCCAAAACGGTGTTCACCGCCGTGCTGCCGGAAGTCTGGCTGTTCGCCCTGGGCGCCTTGTTCGTGCTGGTGACGCTGTTCGTGCCGGACGGATTGGTCGGCCTGATGCGCCGACGCGGCGGGGCGGCGTCATGA
- the urtD gene encoding urea ABC transporter ATP-binding protein UrtD: MMYERLIQEAPEIDPDQAEIVVDPTLDTTHGPILYLEDVTVSFDGFRALNDLTLYIDDGELRCVIGPNGAGKSTMMDVITGKTRPDRGTVFFGQTIDLLGLDEPAIARAGIGRKFQKPSVFEQQTVFENLELAMHADKRVWRTLFARLTGEQRDGIDEVLATVGLSDERRTRAGALSHGQKQWLEIGMLLMQRPRLLLVDEPVAGMTHQETERTAELLLSLEGKHSVVVVEHDMAFVRSIARKVTVLHEGSVLTEGSMDEVQRDPRVIEVYLGA, encoded by the coding sequence ATGATGTACGAACGCCTGATACAGGAAGCGCCCGAAATCGATCCGGACCAGGCCGAGATCGTCGTCGATCCGACACTGGACACCACGCACGGCCCCATCCTCTACCTGGAGGATGTCACGGTCAGCTTCGACGGCTTCCGTGCCCTGAACGATCTGACCCTCTATATCGACGACGGCGAGTTGCGCTGCGTCATCGGCCCCAACGGGGCGGGCAAGTCCACCATGATGGACGTGATCACCGGCAAGACCCGTCCGGACCGGGGAACGGTGTTTTTCGGCCAGACCATCGATCTGCTCGGGCTCGACGAACCCGCCATCGCCCGTGCCGGCATAGGGCGCAAATTCCAGAAGCCCAGCGTATTCGAGCAGCAGACCGTGTTCGAAAACCTGGAGTTGGCCATGCATGCCGACAAGCGGGTGTGGCGCACCTTGTTCGCCCGCCTGACCGGCGAGCAGCGCGATGGCATAGACGAAGTGCTCGCCACCGTCGGCCTGAGCGACGAGCGGCGCACCCGTGCCGGCGCGCTGTCGCACGGACAGAAGCAATGGCTGGAGATCGGCATGCTGCTGATGCAAAGACCCAGGCTGCTGCTGGTGGACGAGCCGGTGGCCGGCATGACCCATCAGGAAACCGAGCGCACGGCGGAATTGCTGCTGTCTCTGGAGGGCAAGCATTCCGTGGTGGTGGTGGAGCACGATATGGCGTTCGTGCGCAGCATCGCCCGCAAGGTCACCGTGCTGCACGAAGGCTCGGTGCTGACCGAGGGCAGCATGGACGAAGTGCAGCGCGATCCACGCGTCATCGAAGTGTACCTGGGGGCCTGA
- the urtE gene encoding urea ABC transporter ATP-binding subunit UrtE yields MLKLAGLNQCYGESHILWDLDMTVPEGMCSCLMGRNGVGKTTLLKCIMGLLPIRSGSMTLAGEHALAGLKAERRAALGIGYVPQGREIFPLMSVEENLRIGLGARRDGLKKIPEQVFEIFPVLKSMLHRRGGDLSGGQQQQLAIGRALAIGPKLLILDEPTEGIQPNIVHEIGDVIIRLNKELGVTVLLVEQKLPFARRVADRYFIMEKGRGVASGAMAELDEQTVKQYLSV; encoded by the coding sequence ATGCTCAAGCTAGCCGGACTGAACCAGTGTTACGGCGAAAGCCACATCCTCTGGGATTTGGACATGACCGTCCCGGAAGGCATGTGCAGCTGTCTTATGGGACGTAACGGCGTGGGCAAGACCACGCTGCTCAAATGCATCATGGGCCTGCTGCCCATCCGCTCGGGTTCCATGACGCTGGCCGGTGAGCACGCGCTCGCGGGCTTGAAGGCCGAGCGCAGGGCCGCTTTAGGCATCGGCTATGTGCCTCAGGGCCGGGAGATATTTCCCTTGATGAGCGTGGAAGAAAACCTGAGGATAGGCCTGGGCGCGCGGAGGGATGGACTCAAGAAAATCCCGGAGCAGGTGTTCGAGATTTTCCCGGTGCTCAAGAGCATGCTGCACCGGCGCGGCGGCGATTTGTCCGGCGGCCAGCAGCAACAGCTCGCCATCGGCCGGGCCCTGGCCATAGGCCCCAAGCTGCTGATACTCGACGAGCCTACGGAGGGCATACAGCCCAACATCGTGCACGAAATCGGCGACGTGATCATCCGGCTCAACAAGGAGCTGGGGGTGACCGTCTTGCTGGTCGAACAGAAGCTGCCGTTCGCCCGGCGGGTCGCAGACCGTTATTTCATCATGGAAAAAGGTCGCGGCGTCGCGTCCGGGGCCATGGCCGAGCTCGACGAGCAGACCGTCAAGCAATACTTGTCGGTGTGA
- a CDS encoding urease accessory protein UreD produces MTSEAGSWRAELRLEFAPRAGRTALVRRAHRGPLLVQRPFYPEGTVAHVYLLHPPGGVAGGDELSIEAVAQPGAHALLTTPAAGKFYRSDGRLARQKVALSVADDAALEWLPQETIVFDGAALAASLRVDLSPRSRYVGWDFVSLGRPASGEVYRRGQADFRLRIFLEGRPLLLENFAADGRFARENWGLAGRPMMATMLAYPFPCEGLDAVQALIADDRELGVTLLDGLLVMRGIGYRMAPLRRTFCETWRVVRPWVMGREVCWPRIWAT; encoded by the coding sequence GTGACGAGCGAGGCCGGGAGTTGGCGGGCGGAGCTGCGTCTGGAATTCGCGCCGCGTGCGGGGCGTACGGCCTTGGTCCGGCGTGCCCATCGCGGACCCTTGCTGGTGCAGCGTCCATTTTATCCGGAAGGGACGGTGGCCCACGTCTACCTGCTGCATCCGCCGGGCGGCGTGGCCGGCGGGGATGAATTGTCTATCGAAGCGGTCGCGCAGCCCGGTGCCCATGCCTTGCTCACCACGCCGGCGGCGGGCAAATTTTATCGCAGCGACGGACGGCTGGCCCGGCAGAAGGTCGCCTTGTCGGTCGCCGACGATGCCGCGCTCGAATGGCTGCCGCAGGAAACCATCGTATTCGACGGCGCGGCGCTCGCCGCATCCCTGCGGGTGGACTTGTCGCCGCGCAGCCGCTACGTCGGCTGGGATTTCGTCTCGCTGGGCCGGCCGGCTTCGGGTGAGGTTTATCGGCGCGGACAAGCCGATTTCCGCTTGCGGATTTTTCTGGAAGGCCGGCCGCTGCTGTTGGAGAATTTCGCGGCAGACGGTCGTTTCGCCCGAGAAAACTGGGGCCTGGCCGGACGGCCCATGATGGCGACGATGCTGGCCTATCCCTTTCCGTGCGAGGGCCTGGACGCCGTCCAGGCGCTGATCGCGGACGATAGGGAGCTGGGCGTCACCCTGCTCGACGGCTTGCTGGTGATGCGAGGCATCGGGTATCGCATGGCGCCCCTGCGGCGGACCTTCTGCGAAACCTGGCGGGTGGTCCGGCCCTGGGTCATGGGGCGGGAGGTGTGTTGGCCGCGTATTTGGGCGACTTGA
- a CDS encoding urease subunit gamma, with protein MQLTPREKDKLLIFTAALLAERRKARGLKLNHPEAVAFITAAILEGARDGMSVAELMNHGRTLLSREDVMEGVPELIPDVQVEATFPDGTKLVTVHEPIV; from the coding sequence ATGCAATTAACCCCCAGAGAAAAAGACAAGCTCCTCATCTTCACCGCGGCCTTACTGGCCGAGCGGCGCAAGGCCAGGGGCTTGAAGCTGAACCATCCGGAGGCGGTGGCTTTCATCACTGCGGCCATCCTGGAAGGGGCGCGCGACGGTATGAGCGTGGCGGAACTGATGAATCACGGCCGTACCCTGCTGAGCCGCGAGGACGTGATGGAGGGCGTGCCCGAGCTCATCCCGGACGTGCAGGTCGAAGCCACGTTTCCCGACGGCACCAAGCTGGTGACCGTCCACGAACCCATCGTCTGA
- a CDS encoding urease subunit beta: MIPGEIFPAEGEIELNQGRERVSVTVANTGDRPIQVGSHYHFYETNAALHFDREASRGFRLDIPAGTAVRFEPGQEREVTLVAYAGRRQVFGFQQKVMGSLETPS, encoded by the coding sequence ATGATACCCGGCGAAATTTTCCCCGCGGAAGGCGAGATCGAACTGAACCAAGGCCGCGAACGGGTCAGCGTGACCGTGGCCAACACCGGCGACCGTCCCATACAGGTCGGTTCGCACTACCACTTCTACGAAACCAACGCCGCGCTGCATTTCGACCGCGAAGCCAGCCGCGGTTTCCGGCTGGACATCCCGGCCGGCACCGCGGTGCGTTTCGAGCCGGGGCAGGAGCGTGAGGTGACGCTGGTGGCCTATGCCGGCCGGCGGCAGGTTTTCGGCTTCCAGCAGAAAGTGATGGGCAGCCTGGAGACGCCGTCATGA
- the ureC gene encoding urease subunit alpha: MSRIGRSAYAEMFGPTTGDRVRLADTGLIIEVEADRTVYGDEVKFGGGKVIRDGMGQSQITNTGGAVDTVITNALILDHWGIVKADIGIRAGRIHAIGKAGNPDVQPGVNIVIGPGTEVIAGEGKIVTAGGIDSHIHFICPQQVEAALMSGVTTMLGGGTGPATGTNATTCTPGPWNIRRMLQAAEDLPMNIGLLGKGNASQPEALREQLEAGAMGLKLHEDWGTTPAAIDCCLNVADHYDVQVAIHTDTLNESGFVEDSFAAFKGRAIHTYHTEGAGGGHAPDIIKACGEANVLPSSTNPTRPYTVNTVDEHLDMLMVCHHLDPGIPEDVAFAESRIRRETIAAEDILHDLGAFSMISSDSQAMGRVGEVIIRTWQTAHKMKQQRGHLSPPSAAGRGVGGEGADNFRAKRYIAKYTINPAITHGIAHEVGSVEVGKLADLVLWSPAFFAVKPSLIIKGGMIAAAPMGDPNASIPTPQPVHYQPMFGALGGARHATSLSFLSKAAVEASVPAQLGLKKGIGVVGNTRRIGKRDLIHNNYLPHIEVDSQTYQVRADGELLICEPATELPLAQRYFLF, from the coding sequence ATGAGCCGCATCGGCCGCAGCGCTTACGCGGAAATGTTTGGGCCCACGACCGGCGACCGGGTCCGGCTGGCCGACACCGGCCTGATCATCGAGGTGGAGGCCGACCGCACCGTCTACGGCGACGAGGTCAAGTTCGGCGGCGGCAAGGTGATCCGCGACGGCATGGGTCAGAGCCAGATCACCAATACCGGCGGCGCGGTGGATACGGTCATCACCAACGCGCTGATCCTGGACCACTGGGGCATCGTCAAGGCGGACATCGGCATCCGGGCGGGTCGCATACACGCCATCGGCAAGGCGGGCAATCCGGATGTGCAGCCGGGCGTGAACATCGTCATCGGGCCGGGCACCGAAGTGATCGCCGGCGAAGGTAAAATCGTCACGGCCGGCGGCATAGACTCGCACATCCATTTCATTTGTCCGCAGCAGGTGGAAGCGGCGCTGATGTCCGGCGTGACCACGATGCTGGGCGGTGGCACGGGGCCGGCCACCGGTACGAACGCGACGACCTGCACCCCGGGCCCCTGGAATATCCGCCGCATGCTGCAAGCCGCGGAAGACCTGCCCATGAATATCGGCTTGCTCGGCAAGGGCAACGCCAGCCAGCCGGAGGCCTTGCGCGAACAGCTCGAAGCCGGCGCCATGGGGCTGAAGCTGCACGAAGACTGGGGCACCACGCCGGCGGCCATCGACTGCTGCCTGAACGTGGCCGACCACTACGACGTGCAGGTGGCCATCCACACCGATACGCTCAACGAGTCCGGCTTCGTCGAAGACAGCTTTGCCGCCTTCAAGGGGCGGGCCATCCACACCTACCATACCGAAGGGGCGGGCGGCGGACACGCTCCGGACATCATCAAGGCTTGCGGCGAGGCCAATGTGTTGCCGTCCTCGACCAATCCGACCCGGCCCTACACGGTCAATACGGTGGACGAACATCTGGACATGTTGATGGTCTGCCACCATCTGGATCCGGGCATACCGGAGGACGTCGCTTTCGCGGAATCGCGCATACGCCGGGAAACCATCGCGGCGGAAGACATCCTCCACGACCTGGGCGCGTTCTCGATGATTTCCTCGGATTCCCAGGCCATGGGCCGGGTGGGCGAAGTCATCATCCGCACCTGGCAGACCGCGCACAAGATGAAGCAGCAGCGCGGCCATCTCTCGCCCCCTTCCGCCGCTGGGAGAGGGGTTGGGGGTGAGGGTGCTGACAACTTCCGCGCCAAGCGCTACATCGCCAAATACACCATCAACCCGGCAATCACCCACGGCATCGCGCACGAGGTGGGGTCGGTGGAAGTCGGCAAGCTGGCCGATCTGGTGCTGTGGTCGCCGGCCTTCTTCGCGGTCAAGCCCAGCCTCATCATCAAAGGCGGAATGATCGCTGCCGCGCCCATGGGCGATCCCAACGCCTCGATCCCGACGCCCCAGCCGGTGCATTACCAGCCCATGTTCGGAGCCTTGGGCGGTGCGCGCCACGCGACCTCGCTGAGTTTCCTGTCGAAAGCGGCCGTCGAGGCGAGCGTGCCGGCGCAACTGGGCCTGAAAAAAGGCATAGGCGTGGTCGGCAACACCCGCCGCATCGGCAAGCGCGATCTGATCCACAATAACTATCTGCCTCATATCGAGGTGGACTCGCAAACCTACCAGGTGCGGGCCGACGGCGAGTTGCTGATCTGCGAGCCGGCTACCGAGCTGCCTTTGGCGCAGCGGTACTTTCTGTTTTGA
- the ureE gene encoding urease accessory protein UreE: MTSLTEFAPAGAVPTDTLTLPYDARQKSRLLAKLDGGANVGLFLPRGTVLRGGDMLTGPGGEVVRVVAAPEPLSVARSDDALLFARACYHLGNRHVPLQILEGELRYLRDHVLDGMLCGMGLVVESEQAPFEPEAGAYAHGGHGH, translated from the coding sequence ATGACCAGCCTCACCGAATTCGCGCCGGCCGGCGCGGTACCGACCGACACGCTGACGCTGCCCTACGACGCCCGGCAGAAGAGCCGCTTGCTGGCGAAGCTGGACGGTGGCGCTAACGTGGGTTTGTTTCTTCCCCGCGGCACGGTACTGCGCGGCGGCGACATGCTCACCGGACCGGGCGGCGAGGTGGTACGGGTCGTGGCCGCGCCGGAGCCGCTCTCGGTGGCCCGCAGCGACGATGCCTTGCTGTTCGCCCGCGCCTGCTATCACCTGGGCAACCGTCACGTGCCGCTGCAAATCCTGGAGGGCGAGTTACGCTACCTGCGTGACCACGTGCTCGACGGCATGCTGTGCGGCATGGGCTTGGTGGTCGAATCGGAGCAGGCCCCGTTCGAACCGGAAGCGGGCGCCTACGCCCACGGCGGCCATGGGCATTGA
- a CDS encoding urease accessory protein UreF, which translates to MGIDEPMSAGLPLLRLMQLVSPALPIGMYSYSQGQEKAVEDGWLADEAALAEWLEGLLEACLARTDLPVLARLYDAWKEDDGERVAHWSAILGACRETEELRLEDRQTGQALARVLGGLGVTRAEDWIRHPQACLATLFALAGVTWSISRADVLTGYGWGWLENQVLCAIKLVPLGQTAGQRLLIRIAARIPQAVAQAANLSDEEIGGSSPLLAIAGSRHAFQYSRLFRS; encoded by the coding sequence ATGGGCATTGACGAACCCATGTCGGCCGGGCTGCCTCTGCTACGGCTGATGCAGCTGGTCAGTCCGGCGCTGCCCATCGGCATGTACAGCTATTCGCAAGGCCAGGAAAAGGCGGTGGAAGACGGCTGGCTGGCCGACGAAGCCGCACTGGCCGAGTGGCTGGAGGGCTTGCTGGAGGCTTGTTTGGCACGGACCGACCTGCCGGTTCTGGCCCGGCTCTATGATGCCTGGAAAGAGGACGATGGCGAGCGGGTCGCGCATTGGTCGGCCATACTGGGTGCCTGCCGCGAGACCGAGGAGCTGCGTTTGGAAGACCGGCAGACCGGGCAGGCCTTGGCGCGCGTGCTCGGCGGTCTGGGCGTGACGCGGGCCGAGGACTGGATACGTCATCCGCAAGCCTGCCTCGCCACGCTGTTCGCCCTCGCCGGGGTGACCTGGAGCATTTCCCGCGCCGATGTCCTGACCGGCTACGGCTGGGGCTGGCTGGAAAATCAGGTGTTGTGCGCCATCAAGCTGGTGCCCCTGGGTCAGACGGCGGGTCAGCGCCTGCTGATCCGCATCGCCGCGCGCATCCCTCAGGCGGTCGCGCAGGCGGCAAACCTGTCCGACGAGGAGATCGGCGGGTCCAGCCCGCTGCTGGCCATCGCCGGCAGCCGCCACGCATTCCAATATTCCCGCTTGTTCCGATCCTGA
- the ureG gene encoding urease accessory protein UreG, with protein MATQNNVLRVGVGGPVGSGKTALVDALCKSMRERYQLAVVTNDIYTKEDQQFLIRSQALPEERIVGVETGGCPHTAIREDASMNLAAVDELCERFPDLDFVLVESGGDNLSATFSPELADLTIYVIDVSAGDKIPRKGGPGITRSDLLVINKTDLAPHVGASLEVMERDARKMRGERPFVFSNLKTGEGLPAIADFIVQRGMLG; from the coding sequence ATGGCTACGCAAAACAACGTGTTGAGAGTGGGGGTCGGCGGTCCGGTGGGCTCGGGCAAGACGGCCCTGGTGGACGCCTTGTGCAAGTCCATGCGCGAACGCTACCAGCTTGCCGTGGTGACCAACGATATCTACACCAAGGAAGACCAGCAATTCCTCATCCGCAGCCAAGCCTTGCCCGAGGAGCGGATCGTGGGTGTGGAAACCGGCGGGTGCCCGCACACCGCCATCCGCGAGGATGCGTCCATGAATCTGGCCGCGGTGGACGAGCTATGCGAGCGGTTCCCGGACTTGGACTTCGTGCTGGTGGAGAGCGGCGGCGACAATCTGAGCGCCACCTTCAGCCCGGAACTGGCCGATCTGACCATTTACGTGATCGACGTGTCGGCGGGGGACAAAATACCGCGCAAGGGCGGGCCGGGCATCACGCGCTCGGATCTGTTGGTGATCAACAAGACTGATCTGGCGCCGCATGTGGGCGCTTCATTGGAAGTGATGGAGCGGGATGCGCGCAAGATGCGCGGCGAGCGGCCTTTCGTGTTTTCCAACCTGAAAACGGGGGAGGGCCTGCCGGCGATCGCCGACTTCATCGTTCAGCGCGGCATGCTCGGCTAG